The following coding sequences are from one Syngnathus acus chromosome 12, fSynAcu1.2, whole genome shotgun sequence window:
- the f2rl1.1 gene encoding coagulation factor II (thrombin) receptor-like 1, tandem duplicate 1 has protein sequence MAAWSERFCVLVFILLHFLHTCSGDEESLRGFTGTETTDGIWVGAQAKSVLSSSLTTVFLPVLYIVVFVVGLPTNAMAVWVFLFRTKTKHPASIYMANLALADLLFVIWVPLKIAYHFNENNWTYGEGLCKVLVCFFYGNMYCSMAFIACISVQRYWVVVYPMAQRRREKMTAYVVSVVIWVTVWLLTVPLYLYDQEVRVVNLNILTCHDVTRPSQKKMAAGYFLTMGTLGFVGPAVVCVVSYALMLRALRTSMTVDVGVAKQRRKAVVLIIIVLVMFLVCFAPSNIMLLVHYVLLLNEVPDNLYGFYITTLCLASLNSCIDPFVYYFISDDFRQHVKNTFLCRSQRTVERMRVSFSALKFSKKSNNYTSDSGGNTGSSQC, from the exons ATGGCTGCGTGGAGTGAACGATTTTGTGTACTGGTCTTCATTCTCCTTCATTTTCTACACACCTGCTCAGGTGACGAAG AGAGTTTGCGAGGCTTCACCGGCACCGAGACCACCGATGGGATTTGGGTGGGCGCGCAAGCCAAATCGGTTCTGAGCAGCAGCCTCACCACCGTCTTCCTGCCGGTCCTCTACATCGTGGTGTTCGTGGTGGGCCTGCCTACCAACGCCATGGCCGTCTGGGTGTTCCTCTTCCGCACCAAGACGAAGCACCCGGCGTCAATCTACATGGCCAACCTGGCTCTGGCTGACCTGTTGTTTGTTATCTGGGTGCCGCTGAAGATCGCCTACCACTTCAATGAGAACAACTGGACATATGGCGAGGGGCTGTGCAAGGTCTTGGTGTGCTTCTTCTACGGGAACATGTACTGTTCTATGGCTTTCATCGCCTGCATCAGCGTGCAGCGCTACTGGGTCGTGGTGTACCCGATGGCCCAGCGGCGGCGTGAGAAAATGACAGCGTACGTGGTTTCGGTGGTCATCTGGGTGACTGTGTGGCTCCTCACAGTGCCGCTCTACCTGTACGACCAGGAGGTGCGCGTGGTCAACCTCAACATCCTCACCTGCCATGACGTCACCCGGCCCAGTCAGAAAAAGATGGCGGCGGGCTACTTCCTCACCATGGGCACGTTGGGCTTTGTGGGACCAGCGGTCGTGTGCGTCGTCTCCTATGCGCTCATGCTGCGCGCGCTCCGCACCAGCATGACGGTGGACGTCGGTGTGGCCAAGCAGCGGCGCAAGGCGGTAGTGCTGATCATCATCGTGCTGGTGATGTTCTTGGTGTGCTTCGCACCTAGCAACATCATGCTCTTGGTACACTACGTGCTGCTCCTAAACGAGGTCCCCGACAACCTCTACGGCTTCTACATTACCACGTTGTGCTTGGCCAGCCTCAACAGCTGCATTGATCCCTTCGTCTATTACTTCATCTCGGACGACTTCCGCCAGCACGTGAAAAACACCTTCCTGTGCCGGAGCCAGCGCACTGTGGAGAGGATGCGTGTGTCCTTCAGCGCTCTCAAGTTCTCCAAGAAGAGCAACAACTACACATCTGACTCTGGTGGAAACACGGGCAGCTCGCAATGCTAG